One region of Epilithonimonas zeae genomic DNA includes:
- a CDS encoding helix-turn-helix domain-containing protein yields the protein MEKIELFTLDEVASMLKKKRTTIYNYRKSGKLKAFGMSGKSPLFRFKDIENFITNSLKFN from the coding sequence ATGGAAAAAATAGAATTATTTACTTTAGATGAAGTTGCTTCTATGTTAAAGAAGAAACGCACTACAATCTACAATTATAGAAAGAGCGGTAAGTTGAAGGCATTTGGTATGTCTGGTAAAAGTCCGTTATTTAGGTTTAAAGATATTGAAAATTTTATAACTAACTCTTTAAAGTTTAATTAA
- a CDS encoding DUF6377 domain-containing protein, whose amino-acid sequence MKFKLIFLFFLISNFFCSQSSNELLKILTKEISQKKRYSDKKEAAIEDLKRNKSQNPNQEYSNNENIYRLYKQYQIDSAVHYVKKNMVISEQLNNPKMIAESSLQLAHLYSTLGKYKESENLLKSINKNTLDNDTKANYYDTYSKFYEHYTTNINDVNGIKNIELYRDSLLMVLPKSTVQYKINLSQKYIHEGNLDNAEKLLHNLINEAKKKNLDYAMSAYLLGDVYKLKNKKDDELKYYLISAITDTQNAIKDNASYQNLAMIFYHNGDIDKAYLFTKSAIEDAIFCNVKFRTLNISEMYSIINKAYVDKETKSKSQLELYLIFISLLSAILAGLIIYIYRQMKKVTRIKEQLSKTTEQLELSNSEITKTNEKLQLLNQQLSESNQIKEEYIAYFFDTCSAYINKLEDYRKNLNKKAKDNQLDELFKTLRSNTLIENELEELYRNFDQIFLNLYPSFVTDFNSLLIPEEKIVLKKGELLNTELRIFALIRLGITDSVKIAAFLRYSLSTIYNYRTKTRNKAAESRDLFENRVANIGEIASK is encoded by the coding sequence ATGAAGTTTAAACTTATCTTTTTATTTTTTTTGATTTCGAATTTCTTTTGTTCTCAAAGTTCTAATGAACTTCTGAAAATACTGACCAAAGAAATCAGTCAGAAGAAAAGGTACAGTGATAAAAAAGAAGCAGCTATTGAAGATTTAAAGAGAAACAAATCGCAGAATCCAAATCAGGAATATAGTAATAATGAAAATATTTACAGATTGTACAAGCAATATCAGATTGATTCTGCCGTGCATTATGTAAAGAAAAATATGGTGATTTCGGAACAGCTTAACAATCCGAAAATGATAGCTGAATCGAGTCTTCAACTGGCACATCTCTACTCGACTTTAGGGAAATACAAAGAGTCTGAAAATCTTTTGAAAAGTATTAATAAAAACACTTTAGACAACGATACCAAAGCCAATTATTACGATACTTACAGCAAATTTTATGAACACTATACCACCAATATTAATGATGTCAACGGTATAAAAAATATTGAACTGTACCGTGACTCACTTTTGATGGTGCTTCCCAAATCTACTGTTCAATATAAAATTAATCTTTCACAAAAATATATTCACGAAGGAAACCTCGATAACGCTGAAAAACTTCTGCATAATCTGATTAATGAAGCCAAGAAAAAAAATCTCGATTATGCGATGTCGGCTTATCTTTTGGGGGATGTTTACAAACTGAAAAATAAGAAGGACGACGAGCTGAAATATTATCTTATATCAGCGATTACCGACACCCAAAATGCGATTAAAGACAATGCTTCTTACCAAAATTTAGCAATGATCTTTTATCATAATGGAGACATTGATAAAGCCTATCTTTTTACAAAGTCTGCGATTGAGGACGCTATTTTTTGTAATGTAAAATTCAGGACTCTGAATATTTCTGAAATGTATTCCATCATCAATAAAGCCTATGTTGATAAAGAAACGAAATCAAAAAGTCAGCTGGAATTATATTTAATTTTCATCAGTTTGCTTTCTGCGATTCTTGCCGGATTGATTATTTACATTTACCGTCAGATGAAAAAGGTTACCCGCATCAAAGAGCAGCTTTCAAAAACGACGGAACAACTCGAACTATCCAATTCTGAAATTACAAAAACCAACGAAAAACTACAGCTTCTCAATCAGCAATTATCAGAATCAAACCAAATTAAAGAAGAATATATCGCCTATTTTTTTGATACTTGCTCGGCTTACATTAATAAACTGGAAGATTACCGAAAAAATTTAAATAAAAAAGCCAAAGACAATCAGCTTGATGAACTGTTCAAAACCTTACGTTCAAATACTTTGATTGAAAATGAGCTGGAGGAATTGTACCGAAATTTCGACCAGATTTTCCTGAATCTTTATCCAAGCTTCGTCACCGATTTTAATTCTTTATTAATTCCTGAAGAAAAAATTGTCTTGAAAAAAGGCGAACTTCTGAACACCGAACTGAGGATTTTTGCCCTCATCAGATTAGGAATTACCGACAGCGTAAAAATTGCAGCCTTCCTTAGATATTCTTTAAGCACGATTTACAATTACAGAACCAAGACCAGAAATAAGGCCGCTGAGTCCAGAGATTTGTTCGAAAACAGGGTGGCAAACATCGGGGAAATCGCTTCAAAATAA
- the bglX gene encoding beta-glucosidase BglX — protein MKRMVIAACMAASISQIDAQTVAQYEKVKMDKFITELMSKMTVEEKIGQLNFPGGGDVTTGQAKNSNIADKVRKGNVGAILNLKGVEKIKEIQKVAVEESRLKIPLFFALDVIHGYETGFPIPLGLAATWNPKMIEQSARIAAKEVSADGISLTFSPMVDVSRDPRWGRVSEGNGEDPYLGGEIAKALVKGYQGDNTYKTNSQIMANVKHYALYGASEAGRDYNTVDMSRQRMFNEYMYPYKAAVDAGVGSVMTSFNDIDGLPASANKWLLDDVLRKQWGFTGFIMTDYTGVSEMVDHGIGDLQTVSARALKAGVDLDMVSESYLATLKKSLDEGKITVADIDKSCRYILEAKYKMGLFKDPYKYIDVKRPAKDIYTKENREFARKIAAESFVLLKNENVLPLKKQGTIGVVGPLANTRSNMPGTWSVSVDLKKPSTLVEGIQSVAGKNAKVLYAKGSHLTADPELEKRATMFERGLGRENEKRSDEEMIKEALEVASKSDVIVAALGESSEFSGESSSRTDLNIPDVQQKLLAELLKTGKPVVLVVFNGRPLTLNWEQKNVPAILNVWFGGSEAGPAIADVLFGDVNPSGKLPMTFPQNVGQIPIYYNHKNTGRPLAEGKWFEKFRSNYIDVSNDPLYPFGYGLSYTKFDYGNIKLSSNQLNQNGQISASVEVTNKGSLEGQEVVQLYIRDIVGSITRPVKELKGFEKISLKPGETKTVTFKITPELLKFYNYDLEYVVEPGDFDLMIGTNSKDVKTVKFSLK, from the coding sequence ATGAAAAGGATGGTTATCGCAGCTTGTATGGCGGCAAGTATTTCTCAAATCGATGCGCAGACAGTTGCTCAATATGAAAAGGTAAAAATGGATAAATTCATCACGGAACTGATGAGCAAAATGACGGTTGAGGAAAAAATCGGTCAGCTCAATTTTCCGGGCGGTGGAGATGTCACGACAGGTCAGGCAAAAAACAGCAACATCGCAGATAAAGTAAGAAAGGGAAATGTTGGAGCAATCCTAAATCTTAAAGGTGTCGAAAAAATTAAAGAAATCCAGAAAGTTGCGGTTGAAGAAAGCCGCCTGAAAATTCCTCTGTTTTTTGCGTTGGATGTAATTCACGGTTACGAAACAGGATTTCCAATTCCATTGGGTTTAGCTGCAACGTGGAATCCAAAGATGATTGAACAATCAGCAAGAATTGCTGCGAAAGAAGTGAGCGCAGATGGAATCAGTCTAACTTTCAGTCCGATGGTTGATGTTTCGAGAGATCCACGTTGGGGAAGAGTTTCTGAAGGAAATGGTGAAGACCCGTATTTGGGCGGTGAGATTGCAAAAGCTTTGGTAAAAGGTTATCAGGGAGACAATACCTATAAAACCAATTCCCAGATTATGGCGAATGTGAAACATTACGCTTTATATGGAGCGAGTGAAGCCGGAAGAGATTACAACACGGTGGATATGAGCCGCCAAAGAATGTTCAACGAATATATGTATCCTTACAAAGCCGCTGTAGATGCGGGAGTTGGAAGTGTGATGACTTCATTCAATGATATCGACGGACTGCCTGCTTCTGCCAACAAATGGCTTTTGGATGATGTCCTGAGAAAACAGTGGGGATTTACAGGCTTCATTATGACCGATTACACGGGAGTGAGCGAAATGGTTGACCACGGAATTGGCGATCTGCAAACCGTTTCTGCAAGAGCTTTAAAAGCCGGAGTTGATTTGGATATGGTTAGTGAAAGTTATTTGGCTACTCTGAAAAAGTCTCTTGACGAAGGAAAAATAACGGTTGCCGATATCGATAAATCTTGCCGTTACATTTTGGAAGCTAAATATAAAATGGGCTTGTTCAAAGACCCATATAAATATATTGATGTAAAAAGACCTGCGAAGGATATTTACACCAAAGAAAACAGAGAATTCGCCAGAAAAATTGCGGCTGAAAGTTTTGTTTTGCTTAAAAACGAGAATGTTTTACCATTAAAAAAGCAAGGAACCATCGGAGTTGTTGGTCCATTAGCCAATACAAGGTCGAATATGCCCGGAACCTGGAGCGTTTCTGTTGATTTGAAAAAACCGTCGACTTTGGTAGAGGGAATTCAGTCTGTTGCAGGAAAAAATGCAAAAGTTCTTTATGCAAAAGGAAGTCATTTGACCGCTGACCCAGAACTGGAGAAAAGAGCAACAATGTTCGAGCGTGGATTAGGTAGAGAAAACGAAAAACGCAGCGATGAAGAAATGATTAAGGAAGCGCTTGAAGTGGCTTCAAAATCGGATGTGATTGTGGCTGCTTTAGGAGAATCTTCGGAATTCAGTGGAGAATCGAGCAGCAGAACAGACCTAAATATTCCGGATGTTCAGCAGAAATTATTGGCGGAATTATTAAAAACCGGAAAACCTGTTGTTTTGGTTGTTTTTAACGGAAGACCTTTAACCTTAAACTGGGAACAGAAAAACGTTCCAGCCATTCTGAATGTTTGGTTTGGAGGTTCTGAAGCTGGTCCTGCGATTGCAGATGTTTTATTTGGAGATGTAAATCCAAGTGGAAAATTACCGATGACTTTCCCGCAAAATGTTGGTCAAATTCCGATTTATTACAATCATAAAAATACAGGAAGGCCTTTGGCAGAAGGAAAATGGTTTGAAAAATTCAGGTCAAATTATATTGATGTGAGCAATGACCCACTTTACCCTTTCGGATATGGTTTGAGTTACACCAAGTTTGACTACGGAAATATTAAATTAAGCTCAAACCAGTTAAACCAAAACGGACAAATCTCAGCAAGTGTAGAGGTTACCAATAAAGGTTCTCTGGAAGGTCAGGAAGTTGTGCAATTGTACATTCGTGATATCGTAGGAAGTATTACCCGTCCCGTAAAAGAACTGAAAGGTTTTGAGAAAATTTCTTTAAAACCAGGCGAAACGAAAACTGTTACTTTCAAAATCACTCCTGAACTATTGAAATTCTACAATTATGATTTGGAGTATGTTGTCGAACCGGGAGATTTTGATCTGATGATCGGAACCAACAGTAAGGATGTGAAAACTGTTAAGTTTAGTTTGAAATAA